Proteins encoded within one genomic window of Bombus vancouverensis nearcticus chromosome 4, iyBomVanc1_principal, whole genome shotgun sequence:
- the LOC117156925 gene encoding uncharacterized protein LOC117156925, which yields MLSISATAVQTVINLDRPEEAIRSAVFCGACLFHLLLLSLPGQVLLDHCSDLADNIYSSKWYKVPVQIQKVLYVMQIRCRRFCSLTAGGLYEMNIENFGIINEGSEIFHVPYYNELERYIQLLGQDPRHKSSTRNIIVMIVVINIASIIFPTFHKLFQLVAKQWQELKLNDELHILEETVMQGNRMAQFYHNTLVSFMGLFLLVPLTSPILDIVHPINGTRTRQQLLRVNYIFFNGGDYFFYIYVQLFCAAAVVVFTIISADWLYMLIIHHASGLFAVCGHRVQKATVNPNNSTGTAVSENYTYEKIRNCAIMHSEAILFYNILNGSSQGSYLIQVGLNMLGISVTAVQIIVNLDRPEEAMRSAAFCGASQFHLFLLSLPGQVLLDHCSDLADNIYSSTWYETPVQIQKVIYVMQIRCKRFCSLTAGGLYEMNIENFGITFKTCMSYITMLMSLKD from the exons ATGTTGAGCATAAGCGCGACAGCTGTTCAA ACAGTGATAAACTTAGACAGACCGGAAGAAGCAATACGAAGTGCGGTATTTTGTGGGGCTTGTCTATTTCATTTGCTTTTACTTAGTTTACCTGGCCAGGTGCTATTGGATCATTGTTCTGATTTAGCAGATAATAT TTACAGCTCCAAATGGTACAAGGTACCCGTACAGATTCAAAAAGTACTATACGTGATGCAAATAAGATGCAGAAGGTTTTGTTCATTGACGGCAGGTGGATTGTATGAAATGAATATAGAAAATTTCGGAATA ATAAACGAAGGTTCTGAAATATTTCACGTGCCTTACTACAATGAACTCGAACGATACATCCAACTTTTGGGGCAAGATCCACGTCATAAAAGTAGCACTagaaatattattgtaatgatAGTGGTGATCAATATCGCAAGCATCATTTTCCCAACG TTTCACAAATTGTTCCAACTTGTGGCAAAACAATGGCAGGAGCTGAAATTAAACGACGAACTGCACATTCTAGAGGAAACCGTCATGCAAGGCAACAGAATGGCGCAATTTTACCATA ACACTTTAGTATCTTTTATGGGATTGTTCTTGCTGGTGCCACTAACTTCTCCAATTCTCGATATTGTTCATCCAATAAACGGGACTCGAACACGCCAACAACTACTAAGggttaattacatattttttaacggtGGTGATTATTTTTTCTACATATACGTGCAATTATTTTGTGCAGCAGCTGTTGTTGTGTTCACCATAATTAGTGCAGACTGGTTATACATGCTAATAATTCATCACGCCAGTGGATTATTTGCAGTCTGTGG ACACCGAGTTCAAAAAGCAACTGTAAATCCAAACAACTCTACTGGTACAGCTGTTTCTGAGAATTACACGTATGAAAAGATCCGGAATTGTGCGATAATGCACAGTGAAGCCATACt ATTTTACAATATATTGAACGGAAGCAGTCAAGGTAGTTACTTAATTCAGGTTGGATTGAATATGTTGGGAATAAGCGTGACAGCTGTCCAA ATAATAGTAAACTTAGATAGACCGGAGGAAGCAATGCGAAGTGCAGCATTTTGTGGGGCTagtcaatttcatttgtttctaCTCAGCTTACCTGGCCAGGTTCTCCTGGATCATTGCTCTGATTTAGCAGATAATAT TTACAGCTCCACATGGTACGAAACACCCGTGCAGATTCAAAAAGTAATATACGTGATGCAAATAAGATGCAAAAGATTTTGTTCATTGACGGCAGGTGGATTGTACGAAATGAATATAGAAAACTTCGGAATA ACTTTCAAAACTTGCATGTCCTACATTACAATGTTGATGTCTCTGAAGGACTGA